From Flavobacterium arcticum, the proteins below share one genomic window:
- a CDS encoding KTSC domain-containing protein, which translates to MKKIVEYRKLLDVTKAATLKELKTIYRNSMKECHPDTCTTEEETLAAEEKSKAIIEAYHFLVSVAPETAEKNQAEYTKTTKESGILDFYMENQALYINFVDGSNYEYFGVPRNTYIKMVNAESPARFARRHIYGTYLYRSAIKIVAGE; encoded by the coding sequence ATGAAAAAAATTGTTGAGTACAGAAAGTTACTCGACGTTACTAAGGCAGCAACCCTAAAGGAGCTGAAAACCATTTACAGGAACAGCATGAAAGAATGCCACCCAGACACCTGTACTACTGAAGAAGAAACACTGGCTGCCGAAGAAAAAAGCAAGGCAATTATAGAGGCATACCACTTCTTGGTAAGTGTTGCTCCTGAAACTGCCGAGAAAAACCAAGCAGAATATACCAAGACTACAAAAGAGTCTGGGATATTGGATTTTTATATGGAAAACCAAGCCCTATACATCAACTTTGTAGATGGTAGCAATTATGAATACTTTGGTGTACCAAGAAACACCTACATCAAGATGGTAAATGCCGAGTCGCCAGCACGTTTTGCTCGTAGACACATTTATGGAACATACTTATACCGCAGTGCTATTAAAATAGTAGCGGGAGAGTAA
- the nuoI gene encoding NADH-quinone oxidoreductase subunit NuoI has protein sequence MSIETISLSGRKKEVSNKKMTFLESLYLVAIFKGLMITIRHLFKRKVTIKYPEETRSLSPVYRGQHMLMRDDEGRERCTACGLCALSCPAEAITMKAEERKPEEKHLYREEKYASIYEINMLRCIFCGLCEEACPKEAIFLTKSRVMVKSATNREDFIYGKDKLVMPLDMAIKNTPTNAAN, from the coding sequence ATGTCAATAGAGACCATATCATTATCGGGAAGAAAGAAGGAGGTTTCCAACAAAAAGATGACCTTTTTGGAGAGCCTTTACCTTGTGGCGATATTTAAAGGATTGATGATCACCATAAGACACTTATTTAAAAGAAAGGTGACTATTAAATATCCTGAAGAAACAAGATCACTTAGCCCTGTTTATAGAGGACAACATATGCTAATGCGTGATGATGAAGGCAGAGAACGTTGTACTGCCTGCGGACTTTGTGCATTATCTTGCCCTGCTGAAGCTATCACTATGAAGGCTGAAGAAAGAAAACCTGAAGAAAAGCACTTGTACAGAGAAGAGAAATATGCTTCTATATATGAAATAAATATGCTTCGTTGCATTTTTTGTGGACTTTGTGAAGAAGCTTGTCCTAAAGAAGCTATTTTCTTGACAAAATCGAGAGTTATGGTAAAATCGGCAACTAACAGAGAAGATTTTATTTACGGAAAAGATAAACTGGTTATGCCTCTTGATATGGCAATTAAGAACACACCAACTAACGCGGCAAACTAA
- the nuoH gene encoding NADH-quinone oxidoreductase subunit NuoH has product MNEAIIIEKSVIIIAVFALTMLMAMYSTLAERKIAAWLQDRVGPNRAGKGGILQPLADGLKLFAKEEFVPNTENKFLFFVGPAISMSMALMTSAVIPWGDKLHLFGRDIILQATDIDVAILYVFGVLSVSIYGIMIGGWASNNKFSLMSAMRAASQMISYEVAMGLSIIALIMMTGTLSLREIAAGQEGMNWNVFYQPVGFLIFLVCSFAETNRTPFDLAECEAELIGGYHTEYSSMKMGFYLFAEYASMFISSTILAVLYFGAYNYPGMSWMEENVGVNIANIIGMFALFAKLCFFIFFYMWVRWTVPRFRYDQLMRLGWKILIPLSIANIIITGIVILLTE; this is encoded by the coding sequence ATGAACGAAGCTATCATCATAGAAAAGAGCGTTATTATTATTGCAGTATTTGCCCTTACCATGCTAATGGCGATGTACTCTACGCTTGCCGAAAGAAAAATCGCAGCTTGGTTGCAAGATCGTGTAGGTCCTAACCGTGCAGGTAAAGGCGGTATACTACAACCCCTTGCCGATGGTTTAAAACTATTTGCTAAAGAGGAATTTGTACCTAATACAGAGAATAAATTTTTGTTTTTTGTAGGTCCTGCAATATCAATGAGTATGGCACTAATGACAAGTGCTGTTATTCCTTGGGGAGACAAACTTCACCTTTTTGGTCGTGATATTATACTACAAGCTACTGATATTGATGTAGCAATACTATATGTATTCGGAGTACTATCAGTAAGTATATATGGTATTATGATTGGTGGATGGGCATCTAATAATAAATTCTCGTTGATGAGTGCCATGCGTGCTGCATCACAAATGATATCATATGAAGTAGCAATGGGGTTATCTATCATCGCACTTATTATGATGACAGGAACACTTAGCCTTCGCGAAATTGCTGCTGGACAGGAAGGAATGAACTGGAATGTTTTTTACCAACCAGTAGGTTTCCTTATCTTCTTAGTATGTTCGTTTGCAGAGACTAACCGTACACCGTTTGACCTTGCAGAATGTGAGGCAGAACTTATAGGAGGTTACCATACCGAATATTCTTCTATGAAAATGGGTTTTTACCTGTTTGCAGAATATGCGAGTATGTTTATATCATCTACTATTCTTGCCGTGCTTTATTTTGGAGCATACAACTACCCTGGTATGAGCTGGATGGAAGAAAATGTAGGCGTTAATATTGCTAACATAATAGGTATGTTTGCATTGTTTGCTAAATTGTGCTTCTTTATATTCTTTTATATGTGGGTACGATGGACGGTGCCAAGATTCCGTTATGACCAGTTAATGCGTTTAGGATGGAAAATATTAATACCTCTATCTATAGCAAATATTATTATTACAGGTATTGTTATATTATTAACAGAGTAA
- the nuoF gene encoding NADH-quinone oxidoreductase subunit NuoF, translating into MGRKILLEHANVPGIKTYEVYRKMGGYASVEKAIKTMTPDEIVEEVKTSGLRGRGGAGFPTGLKWSFLDKKSGNPSHLVCNADESEPGTFKDRYLMEYIPHLLIEGMITSSFALGAKLSYIYIRGEYMWVYRILENAIKEAYAAGWLGKNILGSGYDLDLYVHCGAGAYICGEETALIESLEGKRGNPRIKPPFPAVKGLWQEPTVVNNVESIAAVPWIINNGGEEYAKIGVGRSTGTKLISASGHIKNPGVYEIELGLSVDEFMNSDEYLGGMMNDRPLKALVPGGSSVPILPAHLIYKNAEGGDRLMSYESLSEGGFQTGSMLGSGGFIVYNDTSCIVRNTWNFSRFYHHESCGQCSPCREGTGWLEGVLHRIETGHGREEDIDLLWDIQSKIEGNTICPLGDAAAWPVAAAIRHFRDEFEYHVRFPEKVKNRDHYVAEPFEKVKHLVTKQTV; encoded by the coding sequence ATGGGAAGAAAGATATTATTAGAGCACGCAAATGTACCTGGGATAAAAACCTATGAAGTGTACCGCAAAATGGGCGGTTATGCTTCTGTAGAAAAGGCTATAAAAACCATGACTCCAGATGAAATTGTTGAAGAAGTAAAAACTTCAGGATTAAGAGGTCGTGGTGGGGCAGGTTTCCCAACAGGTTTAAAATGGAGTTTTCTTGATAAAAAATCAGGAAATCCTTCACACTTAGTTTGTAATGCTGACGAATCAGAGCCAGGAACGTTTAAAGACCGTTACTTGATGGAGTACATTCCTCACCTTTTAATAGAAGGAATGATAACATCTAGCTTTGCTTTAGGTGCAAAACTTTCGTACATCTACATTCGTGGCGAATATATGTGGGTATACCGCATATTAGAAAATGCAATTAAAGAAGCCTATGCTGCTGGATGGCTGGGTAAAAATATATTAGGTTCAGGTTATGATCTAGACCTTTATGTACATTGTGGTGCAGGAGCTTACATCTGCGGAGAAGAAACAGCACTTATAGAATCGCTTGAAGGAAAAAGAGGTAATCCAAGGATAAAACCACCTTTTCCTGCGGTTAAAGGTTTATGGCAAGAGCCTACTGTGGTAAACAATGTAGAGTCTATTGCAGCAGTACCTTGGATAATAAACAATGGTGGCGAAGAATATGCCAAAATTGGTGTTGGTCGCTCTACAGGAACAAAATTAATATCAGCTTCAGGACATATTAAAAACCCTGGAGTATATGAAATAGAATTAGGCTTAAGTGTTGATGAGTTTATGAACTCTGATGAATATTTAGGCGGAATGATGAATGACAGACCATTAAAAGCATTAGTACCTGGAGGTTCATCTGTGCCAATATTACCTGCACACCTTATTTATAAGAATGCAGAAGGCGGCGACAGGTTAATGAGTTATGAATCGCTTAGCGAAGGTGGTTTTCAAACAGGGTCTATGTTAGGGTCTGGAGGTTTTATTGTTTACAATGACACATCGTGCATTGTGCGTAACACTTGGAACTTCAGTCGTTTTTACCATCATGAAAGCTGTGGACAATGTTCACCTTGTCGTGAGGGTACAGGTTGGCTAGAAGGTGTACTACACCGTATAGAAACAGGACATGGTCGTGAAGAAGATATCGACCTACTGTGGGATATACAAAGTAAAATAGAAGGTAATACAATATGCCCGCTAGGAGATGCAGCAGCATGGCCAGTAGCAGCAGCAATTCGTCATTTCCGTGATGAGTTTGAGTATCACGTTCGTTTTCCAGAAAAAGTTAAAAATCGTGACCATTATGTAGCTGAACCTTTCGAAAAAGTAAAGCACTTAGTAACGAAACAAACAGTTTAA
- a CDS encoding NADH-quinone oxidoreductase subunit NuoE family protein has translation MEISHAKQVINIDEKLTERINELLSHYPADKKKSALLPVLHEVQDAHDNWLSIELQDKVAEILEIKPVEVYEVVTFYTMYNQKPIGKYMFEFCRTSCCCLRGAEDLMDYTCDKLGIKEGETTPDGQFTVVGVECLGACGYAPMLQIGDYYREHLTKEKVDTLIEECKAGKVDLHKQDHYTE, from the coding sequence ATGGAAATTTCACACGCAAAACAGGTTATAAACATAGATGAGAAGCTCACAGAGCGCATCAACGAACTATTAAGCCACTACCCTGCCGATAAGAAAAAATCGGCATTGCTTCCAGTACTTCACGAAGTACAGGATGCACATGATAACTGGCTTAGTATAGAGCTACAAGATAAAGTAGCAGAAATACTAGAAATTAAACCTGTAGAGGTTTATGAGGTAGTTACCTTTTATACTATGTATAACCAAAAACCAATAGGTAAATACATGTTCGAATTCTGTAGAACTTCTTGTTGCTGCCTGCGTGGTGCAGAAGATCTTATGGATTATACCTGTGATAAACTGGGTATAAAAGAAGGCGAAACAACACCCGACGGACAGTTTACCGTAGTGGGTGTAGAATGCTTAGGTGCTTGTGGTTATGCGCCAATGCTACAAATAGGTGACTATTATAGAGAGCATCTTACTAAAGAGAAAGTTGACACGCTTATTGAAGAATGCAAAGCAGGCAAAGTAGATTTACACAAACAAGACCATTATACTGAGTAA
- a CDS encoding NADH-quinone oxidoreductase subunit J family protein: protein MITTVFYILSAITLATAFLTIFSKNPIHSAIYLVLCFFSIAGHYLMFNAQFLAIVHIIVYSGAIMILMLFTIMLMNLNKEDEQHKSILTRIAATISFCLIAFVLLATFIKAQPAIMEYKNSGEDYQSIQVLGQVLLNDYMVPFEFASILLLVSMIGAVLLSKKEHIND from the coding sequence ATGATAACAACAGTATTCTATATTTTATCGGCGATTACTTTAGCTACTGCGTTTTTAACCATCTTTAGTAAAAACCCTATACACAGTGCTATTTATCTTGTACTTTGCTTTTTCTCTATTGCAGGACATTATCTTATGTTCAATGCTCAGTTTTTAGCAATAGTACACATCATAGTATATTCGGGAGCTATCATGATATTGATGCTCTTTACCATAATGCTCATGAACCTCAATAAAGAGGACGAACAGCACAAGTCTATACTTACCCGTATTGCGGCAACCATTTCTTTTTGCCTTATAGCATTTGTATTACTGGCTACCTTTATAAAAGCACAACCAGCAATAATGGAGTATAAAAATTCGGGCGAAGATTACCAATCTATTCAAGTATTAGGACAAGTATTACTCAACGATTATATGGTTCCGTTTGAGTTTGCCTCTATACTGCTTTTGGTATCAATGATAGGTGCAGTATTATTATCTAAAAAAGAACACATTAACGACTAA
- the nuoL gene encoding NADH-quinone oxidoreductase subunit L yields the protein METNLALLLLLAPLAGFLLNIFAGKKLSRNLSGTLGTLAVAVSFAVTLFFFMQVSSTKEPVMVNLFKWMTLDNFSVNFAFQLDQLSLLWLMFVTGIGTLIHVYSISYMHNDENMHKYFAYLNLFIFFMLMLVMGSNLLIMFIGWEGVGLCSYLLIGFWYKNQDFNDAAKKAFIMNRIGDLGFLIGIFIIGYLFHSVDYIDIKNAIASGSFNVNDVTNMTWLGVATLCLFIGACGKSAQIPLYTWLPDAMAGPTPVSALIHAATMVTAGIFMITRMNFVFDLTPDVQNIIAIVGAVTSLVAATIGLMQNDIKKVLAYSTVSQLGLMFLALGLGAYEIAVFHVITHAFFKACLFLGSGSVIHAMSGEQDMRNMGGLRKVMKVTFITFLIATLAISGLPPFSGFFSKDEILMTAFHHNKPLWVIGSVASIMTAFYMFRLLYLTFFKDFRGTEEQKNHLHESPSLITFPLIVLAVLALVGGAISLPGSSWLNEYLAPIISHPAEHHALGTTEYMLMGVAIVGALIGIGLAYAKYIKKSFVPVPDNEITGFAKIVYNKFYVDEIYNTVIVKPIYALGAFFKNITEVAFSGFIFGLGKVANAIGAQGRSAQNGSVGLYLFVFVLSVCSIIAYIFLK from the coding sequence ATGGAGACTAATTTGGCTTTACTATTACTATTAGCCCCCTTAGCAGGGTTTTTACTTAACATTTTTGCAGGAAAAAAACTGAGCAGAAATTTATCGGGCACATTAGGCACTTTGGCCGTGGCGGTATCATTTGCAGTTACGCTGTTTTTCTTCATGCAAGTAAGCAGTACCAAAGAACCTGTAATGGTTAACCTGTTTAAATGGATGACACTGGATAACTTTAGTGTTAACTTTGCTTTTCAACTAGACCAGCTATCATTGCTATGGCTAATGTTTGTTACTGGTATTGGTACACTTATACATGTATATTCTATCAGTTATATGCATAATGATGAAAATATGCATAAGTACTTTGCTTACCTAAACCTTTTCATATTCTTTATGCTTATGCTAGTTATGGGTAGTAACCTACTTATAATGTTCATCGGATGGGAAGGCGTTGGACTTTGCTCTTACCTACTTATTGGGTTTTGGTATAAAAATCAAGACTTTAACGATGCTGCCAAGAAAGCCTTCATCATGAACCGTATTGGTGACCTTGGTTTCCTTATTGGTATATTCATTATAGGGTACCTTTTCCATAGTGTAGATTATATAGATATTAAAAATGCTATTGCTTCAGGAAGTTTTAATGTAAACGATGTTACAAACATGACATGGTTAGGCGTTGCTACACTATGCCTGTTTATAGGAGCTTGTGGTAAAAGTGCTCAGATACCATTATACACATGGTTACCTGATGCGATGGCAGGACCAACACCGGTTTCGGCATTAATACACGCTGCTACGATGGTAACCGCAGGTATTTTTATGATTACCCGAATGAATTTTGTTTTTGACCTTACACCAGATGTTCAAAATATAATTGCCATAGTAGGTGCTGTTACTTCACTAGTTGCTGCTACTATAGGCTTAATGCAAAATGATATTAAAAAAGTACTTGCTTACTCTACTGTATCACAATTAGGGCTTATGTTCCTTGCGCTTGGATTAGGAGCTTATGAAATAGCTGTTTTCCATGTAATAACACACGCTTTCTTTAAGGCTTGTTTATTCTTAGGTTCAGGTTCGGTTATACACGCTATGAGTGGCGAGCAGGATATGCGCAACATGGGTGGTCTTCGCAAAGTAATGAAGGTAACCTTTATTACTTTCCTTATTGCTACACTGGCAATATCAGGTTTACCGCCATTCTCTGGTTTCTTCTCTAAAGACGAAATATTAATGACAGCTTTCCACCATAACAAACCACTATGGGTTATTGGATCAGTTGCCTCTATAATGACAGCATTTTACATGTTCCGATTACTATACCTTACTTTCTTTAAAGATTTTAGAGGAACAGAAGAACAGAAAAACCACCTGCACGAATCGCCATCACTTATTACTTTCCCGCTTATAGTACTTGCCGTACTTGCTTTAGTGGGTGGTGCTATAAGTTTACCAGGCAGTAGCTGGCTAAACGAATACCTTGCACCAATTATAAGCCATCCGGCAGAGCACCACGCATTGGGCACTACAGAGTATATGCTTATGGGAGTTGCAATTGTAGGTGCATTAATAGGTATAGGGTTAGCATATGCTAAATACATCAAAAAATCATTTGTACCTGTACCAGATAATGAAATAACAGGATTTGCCAAAATAGTCTATAATAAATTTTATGTAGATGAAATTTATAATACAGTTATTGTAAAACCAATATATGCTCTAGGTGCTTTCTTTAAGAATATTACCGAAGTTGCTTTTTCAGGCTTTATATTTGGGCTTGGTAAAGTTGCCAACGCAATAGGTGCACAAGGAAGAAGTGCACAAAACGGAAGCGTAGGTTTATATCTGTTTGTATTTGTATTGAGCGTATGCTCTATAATAGCTTATATCTTTTTAAAATAA
- the nuoK gene encoding NADH-quinone oxidoreductase subunit NuoK has product MENILQQIGIENYIYLSTLLFCVGAFGVLYRRNAIVMFMSIEIMLNAVNLLLVAFSTYHQDAAGQVFVFFSMAVAAAEVAVGLAILVAVYRNMKNIDIDNLKNLKG; this is encoded by the coding sequence ATGGAAAACATTTTACAACAGATAGGTATCGAAAACTACATTTATCTTTCCACATTGCTTTTTTGTGTAGGGGCATTTGGAGTGCTTTACAGGAGAAATGCCATTGTAATGTTCATGTCAATCGAAATTATGCTTAATGCAGTAAACCTTCTATTGGTAGCTTTTTCTACTTACCATCAGGATGCAGCAGGACAAGTTTTCGTATTCTTCTCTATGGCAGTAGCCGCAGCAGAGGTAGCCGTTGGGCTTGCCATATTGGTAGCCGTGTACAGAAACATGAAGAATATTGATATTGATAATTTAAAGAATTTAAAAGGATAA
- a CDS encoding complex I subunit 4 family protein has protein sequence MDVSFILIILLFGAVATYFVGDKWASKAALIFSTAAFAATLYVIYRYNMGEKVSYLHTWIKRPRVLLNFSADSLSLAMVALTTVLTPIIVLTSFGNMFPKTKAFYALILFMAFAMVGTFLSTDGLVYYIFWELSLIPIYFIALIWGSGDAESRKKAVVKFFIYTFAGSLFMLVSFIYLYTKTGSFLNIHLYKAHLSETEQFWIFLGFFLAYAIKIPIIPFHTWQANVYQKAPAVGTMLLSGIMLKMALYSIVRWQLPIAPQAAAEYKYIFIALCIAGVIYGSILALKQTDLKKLLAYSSLAHVGLIAAGAYTLTIDGLRGAFLQMIAHGFVVVGLFYAAEIISRRYNTGEIADMGGIRTQAPKFASMFMILVMASVALPLTFNFIGEFEVLYSLAQTNIWFAVFGGTTIILGAFYMLRMFQQVMLGDKGTKVFADITFGEGFVFALIIGVLLFFGIYPSPIADFITPDLQKVLLQINQIN, from the coding sequence ATGGACGTATCATTTATACTCATTATTCTATTATTCGGAGCAGTTGCTACTTACTTTGTGGGCGATAAATGGGCTTCTAAAGCCGCATTAATATTTAGCACCGCAGCATTTGCAGCCACCCTTTATGTGATATATCGCTACAATATGGGCGAAAAGGTAAGCTATTTACATACTTGGATAAAAAGACCTCGCGTACTATTAAACTTTAGTGCCGATAGCTTATCGCTTGCTATGGTTGCGCTTACCACAGTGCTTACACCAATAATTGTATTAACATCTTTTGGGAATATGTTCCCAAAAACAAAAGCATTTTATGCTCTTATCCTGTTTATGGCATTTGCTATGGTAGGTACATTTTTAAGCACAGATGGTTTAGTATATTATATTTTCTGGGAATTATCATTAATACCAATATATTTCATAGCTCTTATATGGGGTAGCGGCGATGCCGAAAGCAGAAAAAAAGCAGTTGTAAAATTCTTTATCTACACCTTTGCAGGTTCGCTGTTTATGTTGGTTTCGTTTATATACCTATATACTAAAACAGGAAGTTTCCTTAACATTCACTTATATAAAGCACACCTATCGGAAACAGAGCAATTTTGGATATTCCTTGGATTCTTTTTAGCTTATGCTATCAAAATCCCGATTATACCATTCCACACATGGCAGGCTAATGTGTACCAAAAAGCTCCAGCCGTAGGTACTATGCTACTATCGGGTATTATGCTAAAAATGGCATTATACAGCATCGTGAGATGGCAATTACCTATAGCGCCACAAGCAGCAGCAGAATATAAATATATCTTTATAGCCCTGTGTATTGCAGGTGTTATATATGGCTCTATACTTGCTCTGAAACAAACTGACCTTAAAAAATTATTAGCCTACTCATCTTTAGCACACGTTGGGCTTATTGCAGCAGGTGCTTATACGCTTACTATCGACGGGCTTCGTGGGGCTTTCTTGCAAATGATAGCGCACGGTTTTGTAGTAGTTGGTTTATTCTACGCTGCCGAAATTATATCGCGCAGGTACAACACAGGAGAAATTGCAGATATGGGCGGCATCAGAACACAAGCGCCAAAATTTGCATCTATGTTTATGATATTGGTTATGGCATCCGTTGCGTTACCATTAACCTTTAACTTTATAGGAGAATTTGAGGTACTATATAGCCTTGCCCAAACTAATATTTGGTTTGCTGTTTTTGGCGGTACTACCATTATACTTGGTGCATTTTATATGCTGAGAATGTTCCAGCAAGTAATGCTTGGCGATAAGGGTACAAAAGTATTTGCCGATATTACATTTGGCGAAGGCTTTGTATTTGCACTTATCATCGGGGTACTATTATTTTTCGGAATATATCCAAGCCCGATTGCCGACTTTATTACACCAGACCTACAAAAGGTATTATTACAAATTAATCAGATTAATTAA
- a CDS encoding NADH-quinone oxidoreductase subunit N: MNTLIAIAGLGILCLIAEIFNLRKAIVPVTIIGLLAILGLNVYDYMELGLNAAITDRSEGFYNNMIVNNSFGMAFTGLFIVLTIFLVAMTPEFHKEHKAKISDFVAIKLFLLAGAVAMVSFGNLAMFFLGIEILSISLYVLAASEPKNIKSNEAGMKYFLMGAFASGILLFGIALIYGATGSFDNAAIYSAVLSGDLPGWFFIGIVMLTIGLLFKIAAAPFHMWAPDVYQGSPALNTATMSTLAKVAAMAAFFKLMRNLNHEVPGSYIAIIITVSILSMTVGNFMALRQTNVKRMLAFSGISHAGFMLMVLLNPPAMSGVLFYYASAYALAGIAAFAVILYVTSNKENEDIYQFNGLGKTNPVMAATLTLALLSMAGIPILSGFFAKFFLFSEVIKSGHIAIVIVAVVNSIVSVGYYFKLILAMYSKDATENTQKAPTAYSIVAVVSILLTIAIGLYPDALLSILK, encoded by the coding sequence ATGAATACATTAATAGCTATTGCAGGATTAGGGATTTTATGCCTTATAGCTGAAATTTTCAATTTAAGGAAAGCCATTGTTCCCGTTACTATTATCGGGCTATTGGCAATACTAGGGCTTAACGTATATGATTATATGGAGCTTGGTCTAAACGCTGCCATTACCGATCGTAGTGAAGGCTTTTATAATAACATGATTGTTAACAACAGTTTCGGTATGGCATTTACTGGGCTGTTTATAGTGCTTACTATCTTTTTAGTAGCAATGACACCCGAGTTTCATAAAGAACACAAAGCTAAAATATCCGACTTTGTTGCTATAAAATTATTCTTGCTTGCAGGGGCTGTAGCTATGGTATCGTTTGGTAACCTTGCTATGTTCTTTTTAGGTATCGAAATTTTATCTATATCACTATATGTACTCGCTGCAAGTGAGCCAAAAAACATAAAAAGTAACGAGGCTGGTATGAAATACTTCCTTATGGGGGCTTTTGCATCGGGTATTTTATTATTTGGTATTGCGCTTATTTATGGTGCAACAGGCTCGTTTGACAATGCTGCTATTTACAGCGCCGTATTAAGTGGCGATTTACCAGGTTGGTTCTTTATAGGAATAGTGATGCTTACTATAGGCTTATTATTTAAAATTGCTGCTGCACCTTTTCATATGTGGGCACCTGATGTTTACCAAGGTTCACCTGCACTAAACACTGCTACCATGAGTACACTAGCAAAAGTAGCTGCTATGGCAGCTTTCTTTAAGCTAATGCGCAACCTTAACCACGAAGTACCAGGTAGCTATATTGCCATTATCATAACAGTATCTATACTATCTATGACGGTGGGTAACTTTATGGCATTAAGACAAACTAACGTAAAGCGTATGCTTGCTTTCTCTGGTATATCTCATGCAGGTTTTATGCTTATGGTATTACTAAACCCTCCTGCTATGTCAGGGGTATTGTTCTACTACGCTTCGGCTTATGCACTTGCGGGTATAGCAGCGTTTGCCGTAATACTATATGTTACTAGTAATAAAGAGAACGAAGATATTTATCAGTTTAACGGACTGGGTAAAACCAATCCTGTTATGGCAGCTACACTAACCTTAGCATTACTATCTATGGCAGGTATCCCTATATTATCTGGGTTCTTTGCCAAGTTCTTCTTGTTTAGCGAAGTAATAAAATCAGGACATATAGCTATAGTAATAGTAGCCGTAGTTAACTCTATAGTGAGTGTAGGCTACTACTTTAAGCTAATACTAGCCATGTACAGCAAAGACGCTACAGAAAACACTCAGAAAGCACCTACGGCATACAGCATAGTCGCAGTAGTATCTATACTGCTTACTATTGCCATTGGGCTTTATCCTGATGCTTTATTAAGTATATTAAAGTAA
- a CDS encoding 2Fe-2S iron-sulfur cluster-binding protein, whose translation MKVTIDGQSIEVEPGTTILQAARMIGGESVPPAMCYYSKLKGSGGKCRCCLVEVSKGSERDPRPMPKLMASCVTGVMDGMEVNSISSQRVLDARKSVTEFLLINHPLDCPVCDQAGECDLQNLSFKHGAGKTRFIEEKRTFEPENIGPNIQLHMNRCILCYRCVMVADQLTDDRVHGVMNRGDHSQISTCISKAIDNEFSGNMIDVCPVGALTDKTFRFKQRVWFNKPFNAHRDCDKCCGKTTLWMFGDEIQRVTGRKDIYHEVEEFICNECRFDHKDPSHWVIEGPRKFEKGSVINQNNYTQKLEKVTIETEHNILLGREQDRKKISMPDVPLTEQGKKKLKEGNV comes from the coding sequence ATGAAAGTAACAATAGACGGTCAAAGTATAGAGGTAGAACCAGGGACAACCATCCTACAGGCGGCTCGTATGATAGGTGGCGAATCTGTTCCGCCAGCAATGTGCTATTATTCTAAGCTAAAAGGTAGTGGTGGTAAATGCCGTTGCTGTCTTGTAGAGGTGTCTAAAGGTAGCGAAAGAGACCCTAGACCAATGCCGAAACTAATGGCATCGTGTGTAACAGGTGTTATGGACGGTATGGAAGTAAACAGTATTTCTTCGCAAAGAGTATTAGATGCAAGAAAATCAGTTACTGAGTTTCTACTTATCAACCACCCGTTAGACTGCCCAGTATGTGACCAAGCTGGTGAGTGCGACCTGCAAAACCTTAGCTTTAAGCATGGTGCTGGTAAAACACGTTTTATTGAAGAAAAGAGAACTTTTGAACCTGAAAATATAGGTCCAAACATACAGTTGCACATGAATCGTTGCATACTATGTTACCGTTGTGTGATGGTTGCAGACCAACTTACAGACGACAGGGTACATGGTGTAATGAACAGAGGTGACCATTCGCAAATATCTACTTGTATTTCTAAAGCTATAGATAATGAGTTTTCAGGAAATATGATTGATGTTTGTCCTGTAGGTGCACTTACTGATAAAACATTCCGATTTAAGCAAAGGGTCTGGTTTAACAAACCATTTAATGCTCATAGAGATTGTGATAAATGTTGCGGAAAAACAACACTTTGGATGTTTGGCGACGAAATACAAAGAGTTACAGGACGTAAAGATATTTACCATGAAGTAGAAGAGTTCATTTGTAACGAATGTCGTTTTGACCATAAAGATCCTAGCCATTGGGTTATTGAAGGACCTCGTAAGTTTGAAAAAGGTTCGGTTATTAATCAAAATAACTATACTCAAAAATTAGAAAAAGTGACTATTGAAACCGAACATAACATTCTGTTGGGTAGAGAGCAGGACAGAAAAAAAATAAGTATGCCCGATGTGCCACTTACAGAACAAGGAAAGAAAAAACTTAAAGAAGGTAACGTATAA